The following proteins are co-located in the Gossypium hirsutum isolate 1008001.06 chromosome A02, Gossypium_hirsutum_v2.1, whole genome shotgun sequence genome:
- the LOC107952367 gene encoding protein IQ-DOMAIN 14, whose translation MGKTTRWLKSVLGMKKEKEKTPIQHSVLYDKNDKKTWSFAKSGKDVDANSQTPSAVTDAAWLRSYFAETEKVQNKHAVAVAAATAAAADAAMAAAQAAVAVVRLTSNARASFLAGGKEKWPAVKIQAAFRGYLSRKALRALKGLVRLQALVRGYLVRKRAAATLHSMQALIRAQSAVRSQRMRRSFNKENRYHPENQPRKSIERFDEWRSEINAYDDNPKIIEIDTLKSRSRSHRFNTALSECGDDLPYQTISSPLPRLVPPRTSLPHYQNLNDFEWCFSGGDECRFATAHNTPRFGNAGRSNAPTTPTQSVCGDGYFKPYSNFPNYMTNTQSFKAKLRSYSAPKQRPESGGAKKRLSHNEIMAARNSISGVRMNKSYYQIHHQF comes from the exons ATGGGGAAGACTACAAGGTGGCTCAAGTCAGTTTTAggcatgaaaaaggaaaaagaaaaaaccccCATTCAGCATTCTGTTTTATACGACAAGAATGACAAGAAAACGTGGAGTTTTGCCAAGTCCGGGAAAGATGTCGACGCAAATTCTCAAACCCCATCGGCCGTCACTGATGCCGCTTGGCTTAGGTCCTACTTTGCCGAAACCGAGAAAGTGCAGAACAAACATGCCGTTGCTGTGGCTGCTGCTACAGCAGCTGCAGCCGATGCAGCTATGGCAGCAGCACAAGCTGCCGTCGCAGTCGTCAGGCTGACCAGCAATGCTAGAGCTTCTTTCTTGGCTGGAGGGAAGGAGAAGTGGCCAGCTGTTAAAATTCAAGCCGCCTTTAGAGGTTACTTG TCACGGAAAGCTCTTAGAGCATTGAAAGGACTGGTGAGGTTGCAAGCTCTTGTTAGAGGTTATCTTGTGAGGAAGAGGGCTGCCGCAACTCTCCACAGTATGCAAGCTCTTATCCGAGCCCAATCCGCAGTCCGATCTCAACGGATGCGCCGCTCCTTCAATAAGGAGAATCGCTACCATCCCGAAAACCAGCCTCGGAAATCGATT gAAAGATTTGATGAATGGAGGAGTGAAATCAATGCGTATGATGACAACCCGAAAATAATTGAAATCGACACGTTGAAGTCAAGATCAAGGTCTCATCGGTTCAACACCGCGTTATCCGAATGCGGGGATGACTTGCCTTATCAAACAATCTCATCACCCCTTCCACGTCTGGTTCCGCCCAGAACATCGTTACCCCATTACCAAAATCTGAATGATTTCGAATGGTGCTTCAGCGGCGGTGACGAATGTAGGTTTGCTACAGCTCACAATACTCCTCGTTTTGGCAATGCAGGTCGGTCCAATGCTCCTACGACACCGACTCAGAGTGTGTGCGGGGACGGATATTTTAAGCCATATTCCAACTTCCCCAACTATATGACCAACACACAATCGTTTAAGGCGAAATTACGATCTTACAGTGCCCCAAAGCAAAGACCAGAATCAGGAGGTGCAAAGAAGAGGCTTTCGCACAATGAAATCATGGCTGCTAGAAACAGCATAAGTGGAGTTAGAATGAACAAATCATATTaccaaattcatcatcaattttgA